Proteins encoded within one genomic window of Haloplanus vescus:
- a CDS encoding winged helix-turn-helix domain-containing protein, translating to MSTHLTSQSKRADGPTDDLDLSATELFELFGDEYTRRVYYAIADQPRSGRSVAEAADVSRATAYRRLNELQDAGLVRTETMICDDGHHKERFEAVATSLAVSLDDGISVDVAD from the coding sequence ATGTCCACCCATCTGACTTCGCAGTCGAAGCGAGCCGACGGACCGACGGACGACCTCGACCTCTCGGCGACCGAACTGTTCGAACTCTTCGGCGATGAATACACGCGGCGCGTCTACTACGCCATCGCGGACCAGCCACGGAGTGGCCGGAGCGTCGCCGAGGCGGCGGACGTCTCCCGGGCGACGGCGTATCGCCGGCTCAACGAACTGCAGGACGCCGGCCTCGTCCGCACCGAGACGATGATCTGTGACGACGGCCACCACAAGGAGCGGTTCGAGGCCGTCGCGACATCGCTCGCCGTCTCACTCGACGACGGCATCTCGGTCGACGTTGCCGACTGA
- a CDS encoding DUF5518 domain-containing protein — MVSVATLALDALACLLLGWATREAFRSREQPCAGSFIALLATLTLWAAFSLASRLPGLGDVHLLSSGLELAQFGAALALPGLWTMYVLGYTGRGTGLTWRRVVMLAGMVLPVVGTGVVIAVATSEATVQRAIAPLIGWEILYVFVLFVYATYLLADLGGSHARVSNTQVGVLTLGVAAPYLLSLLGNNTEFSGSTSAGLLLSGGLLAVAVRRYPVMTGFPKADYVARTRVVETLQEALVVLDSDDHVLDVNERTTDLFGQSAETIIGAPIGSIVDALDGLDLPVGATGTVALQTSKGRRQFQFSVSAVDEAMDDATPVARTVLLRDVTDRRTREQRLAVLNRILRHNVRNDLDVVLAYADHVDDEELRTGIRSSTTDLLELSTKVRDAEAVMTESTETPEPVDVVDVARDVADQFRPDYDAADISLRAPDEVVLSTRRPVVRRILVELVENALVHTDRDSPHVEIGVRTTADGAVELSVADDGPGLPERVREILDAGTETQLEHGRGIGLWFVNWAVTQLGGDLMFEENDPRGSVVTVRLRHGGVAGRGVESELSAPKHDSRIFTGGGGRSSMVRIGPLQMSETWRYALLGGLLALPVTVFETLQSADDISLGMVVVGSAIAGYLIKRRGGNSTATGLRAALIGGIPVLWTFHELVWAIPTTPNPTLFKAVGVVMLLSVTGFLLLVLATCGALSGRFGGWLAELRGDDGTADTHRRAS; from the coding sequence ATGGTGTCCGTGGCGACGCTAGCCCTCGACGCCCTCGCGTGCCTGCTGCTGGGCTGGGCGACTCGGGAGGCGTTCCGGTCGCGAGAACAGCCCTGCGCGGGGTCGTTCATCGCGCTGCTCGCGACGCTGACGCTCTGGGCGGCCTTCTCACTCGCCTCGAGACTGCCCGGTCTGGGGGACGTGCATCTCCTCTCCAGCGGACTGGAGTTGGCGCAGTTCGGCGCCGCGCTGGCGCTTCCCGGTCTCTGGACGATGTACGTACTCGGCTACACCGGCCGCGGAACCGGATTGACGTGGCGGCGAGTCGTGATGTTGGCCGGGATGGTCCTCCCGGTGGTCGGGACCGGCGTGGTTATCGCGGTCGCCACCTCCGAAGCCACCGTTCAGCGGGCGATCGCGCCGCTCATCGGCTGGGAGATTCTCTACGTCTTCGTCCTGTTCGTGTACGCGACGTACCTACTCGCCGACCTCGGCGGCAGCCACGCCCGCGTCTCGAACACGCAGGTGGGCGTGCTCACCCTCGGCGTCGCCGCCCCGTATCTGCTGAGTCTGCTCGGCAACAACACCGAATTCTCCGGCAGCACGTCGGCTGGCCTCCTCCTGTCCGGGGGGCTGCTTGCTGTCGCCGTGCGACGATATCCGGTCATGACCGGGTTCCCCAAAGCCGATTACGTCGCCCGGACGCGTGTCGTCGAAACCCTACAGGAGGCACTCGTCGTCCTCGACTCGGACGACCACGTCCTCGACGTCAACGAGCGGACGACCGACCTCTTCGGCCAGTCTGCGGAGACGATTATCGGCGCGCCCATCGGGTCCATAGTCGACGCGCTGGACGGACTCGACCTGCCCGTGGGCGCGACGGGAACGGTCGCCCTGCAGACGTCGAAGGGGCGTCGACAGTTCCAGTTCAGCGTCTCCGCAGTCGACGAAGCGATGGACGACGCCACGCCCGTCGCGCGGACCGTCCTCCTTCGCGACGTGACCGACCGACGGACTCGGGAACAGCGACTCGCGGTCCTCAATCGCATCCTCCGACACAACGTGCGGAACGACCTCGACGTGGTGCTCGCGTACGCCGACCACGTCGACGACGAGGAGCTCCGAACGGGGATTCGGTCGAGCACGACCGACCTCCTCGAGCTGAGCACGAAAGTCAGGGACGCGGAGGCGGTCATGACCGAGAGCACGGAAACACCGGAACCGGTCGACGTGGTCGACGTTGCACGCGATGTCGCTGACCAGTTTCGGCCCGACTACGACGCCGCCGACATCTCGCTTCGTGCCCCCGACGAGGTAGTGCTCTCGACTCGCCGCCCCGTCGTTCGACGAATCCTCGTCGAACTGGTCGAAAACGCACTCGTCCACACCGACCGGGACTCGCCACACGTCGAAATCGGCGTTCGGACGACGGCAGACGGTGCGGTCGAACTGTCCGTCGCCGATGACGGACCGGGACTTCCCGAACGGGTGCGAGAGATTCTCGACGCCGGGACCGAGACCCAGCTCGAACACGGCCGAGGCATCGGTCTCTGGTTCGTCAACTGGGCAGTCACACAGTTGGGTGGCGACCTGATGTTCGAGGAGAACGACCCCAGGGGGAGTGTCGTCACAGTGCGACTCCGACACGGCGGCGTCGCCGGCCGAGGCGTCGAGAGTGAGTTGTCGGCTCCGAAACACGACAGTCGAATATTTACGGGCGGCGGTGGACGTAGTTCCATGGTCCGAATTGGTCCCCTCCAGATGAGCGAGACGTGGCGGTACGCCCTCCTGGGCGGCCTCCTCGCGCTCCCCGTCACCGTCTTCGAAACGTTGCAGTCCGCGGACGATATCTCACTCGGAATGGTCGTCGTCGGGAGCGCCATCGCCGGCTATCTCATCAAGCGACGCGGCGGGAACAGCACGGCGACGGGGTTGCGTGCGGCGCTTATCGGTGGTATTCCGGTGCTCTGGACGTTTCACGAGTTGGTCTGGGCGATTCCGACGACGCCGAACCCGACGCTGTTCAAGGCAGTCGGCGTCGTGATGCTACTCTCCGTGACCGGCTTCCTACTGCTTGTGCTGGCCACCTGTGGCGCGCTCTCCGGCCGGTTCGGCGGCTGGCTCGCCGAGCTGCGTGGCGACGACGGCACGGCCGACACGCACCGTCGGGCGTCGTAA
- a CDS encoding phosphatidate cytidylyltransferase, with protein sequence MPSNTLRDRISVWRGLVTVGFLLAVVALTVAFDGRIRPSLALLCGLTFVFLLGSAVDAVRTHPLYTPLSAIYTTLLFGVAYVVTGSDAGVLLALTGLSALGALVEIYNYTHGTSYLRLDFDGGS encoded by the coding sequence GTGCCCTCCAACACCCTCCGCGACCGAATCAGCGTCTGGCGTGGTCTCGTCACGGTCGGCTTCCTGCTCGCCGTCGTCGCTCTCACAGTCGCGTTCGACGGCCGGATTCGGCCGTCACTCGCCCTGCTCTGTGGCCTGACGTTCGTCTTTCTGCTCGGGAGCGCGGTCGACGCCGTGCGGACCCATCCGCTCTACACACCTCTCTCGGCCATCTACACGACGCTCCTGTTCGGCGTGGCGTACGTCGTTACGGGGTCGGACGCCGGGGTGCTACTGGCCCTGACCGGACTGTCAGCACTCGGCGCACTAGTCGAGATATACAACTACACGCACGGCACGTCGTATCTCCGCCTCGATTTCGACGGTGGGTCGTAG
- a CDS encoding outer membrane protein assembly factor BamB family protein: protein MTTPSDRADRSSPRPVTRRTALASLGAVLAGSSAGCLGQSGPSSDRIRWRRQIRGTPRLDDGTLYVMGRLTLYALSPGDGSTQWTTEYSEGDFDERLCLQSDIALDERRIYVPGCDGLRALGRSGGEQRWVVDSPLRQGVGVGDGRVYANADDLLAVKSDTGEIAWRADTGGDRLTTPAATADGVVFTNRVDGVVTAFDGDGERRWQHRTDTETRSPTVAGDTVYVATSTEPGRSGRLLALDRSDGTVRWGVETPSPKRGTRPVVGDDVVYLGCSGRDHGTLVALDRSDGGERWSFTDENSTVYEPAVTADAVYAGSNDNHVYAFSRSGEPRWQLETNSVVGTVVAGADFLYAANNERLFAIERA from the coding sequence ATGACGACGCCGAGTGACCGCGCCGACCGCTCGTCGCCTCGCCCCGTCACGCGCAGGACGGCCCTCGCGTCCCTCGGCGCCGTACTCGCTGGCAGCAGCGCTGGCTGTCTGGGCCAGTCCGGGCCGTCGTCCGACCGGATTCGCTGGCGCAGGCAAATTCGTGGCACGCCGCGCCTCGACGACGGGACGCTCTACGTCATGGGTCGGCTGACGCTCTACGCGCTCTCGCCGGGCGACGGGAGCACGCAGTGGACGACCGAATACAGCGAGGGCGACTTCGACGAGCGACTCTGTCTCCAGAGCGACATCGCCCTCGACGAGCGGCGAATTTACGTCCCCGGCTGCGACGGGTTGCGAGCGCTCGGGCGGTCGGGCGGCGAGCAACGTTGGGTCGTCGACTCGCCGCTCAGACAGGGCGTCGGCGTCGGCGACGGCCGGGTGTACGCGAACGCCGACGACTTGCTCGCGGTCAAGAGCGACACCGGCGAAATCGCGTGGCGCGCGGACACCGGCGGCGACCGTCTCACGACGCCAGCGGCGACGGCGGACGGCGTCGTCTTCACCAACCGCGTCGACGGCGTCGTCACGGCGTTCGACGGCGACGGTGAGCGCCGATGGCAGCACCGCACCGACACCGAGACGCGGAGTCCGACCGTCGCGGGCGACACCGTCTACGTGGCCACGTCGACCGAACCGGGTCGGTCGGGGCGATTGCTTGCGCTGGACCGGTCGGACGGGACCGTCCGCTGGGGCGTCGAGACGCCGTCGCCGAAACGCGGAACGCGCCCTGTCGTCGGCGACGACGTGGTGTATCTGGGGTGTAGTGGGCGCGACCACGGAACGCTCGTCGCGCTGGACCGGTCGGACGGGGGCGAGCGCTGGTCGTTCACGGACGAGAACAGCACCGTGTACGAACCCGCAGTGACTGCCGACGCGGTGTACGCCGGCTCGAACGACAACCACGTGTACGCGTTCTCGCGGTCGGGCGAGCCACGGTGGCAGCTGGAGACGAACAGCGTTGTCGGGACCGTCGTCGCGGGCGCGGACTTCCTCTACGCGGCGAACAACGAACGGCTCTTCGCCATCGAGCGGGCGTAA
- a CDS encoding sensor histidine kinase: MSLESYLPDPVRSRYALKLLGGAFLIVLVITALTTVTVFQVSDRVRDDQLRSVETNAELEARALGQWIDGKQQVVRTLSNHEGLTPVDENQTEATLRTELGQLSPETASLSIVKRSPNTHSNGTSETIVASTDSRFVGEPLSATDIDWKPRTGFNFDGTDDVTLSLVYTDGNRTFVALASPLPGGDHVLVAEYQTSVRAERFSSSINGTDTLVLGGYTAYVLFDENDTNGMVPYEGDRQNTTIGRTVLRAEPTADIHGTVLTDTEVKAYYSVPGEKVDWVVVKEVPRSKALAVTDRVQRDLWLLVGIVMAGFLFVGAVIQLGPIRSIKRLSRQANAIAEGDLSVDIDRGDRIDEIGEVRSAFDNTRAYIETITEQAEALSRRAFDDEVLDADVPGRVGQSVATMHHDLQQFITRLEVLNRILRHNLRNQLDVINSHAEALDDAEHREAILAATGTLAALGTRARHIDHLLSKEPQPTSLDLAEQIATVLNDIDAAEAVTTTVDDDATVVTDAEILATVLRAPLENAVTHAAGEVRVTVASDESGCRIEIADDGPGIPPSELKPLTSETETPLQHSRGLGLWELKWGVDKLGGDLSFRADDGTTVVVELPNLDSS; this comes from the coding sequence ATGAGCCTCGAGTCCTATCTCCCCGACCCCGTTCGCTCGCGGTACGCGCTGAAGCTCCTCGGCGGCGCGTTTCTCATCGTTCTGGTGATTACGGCGCTCACCACGGTCACCGTGTTTCAGGTGTCCGACCGCGTCCGCGACGACCAGCTTCGGTCCGTCGAGACGAACGCCGAACTCGAAGCGCGGGCGCTGGGGCAGTGGATAGACGGCAAACAGCAAGTGGTACGGACGCTCTCCAACCACGAGGGACTGACGCCGGTAGACGAGAACCAAACCGAAGCCACGCTCCGAACCGAACTCGGCCAGCTCTCTCCAGAGACGGCGTCGCTCTCCATCGTCAAGCGGAGTCCGAACACCCACTCGAACGGCACGTCCGAAACCATCGTCGCCAGTACCGACAGCCGATTCGTCGGGGAGCCGCTCTCGGCGACGGATATCGACTGGAAGCCGCGGACCGGATTCAACTTCGACGGCACGGACGACGTGACGCTCTCGCTCGTCTACACGGACGGCAATCGGACGTTCGTCGCCCTCGCTTCACCGCTGCCGGGTGGCGACCACGTCCTCGTCGCCGAGTACCAGACGAGCGTCCGCGCCGAGCGGTTCTCGAGTTCTATCAACGGCACTGACACGCTGGTCCTCGGCGGCTACACCGCCTACGTGTTGTTCGACGAGAACGACACCAACGGGATGGTACCGTACGAGGGTGACCGGCAGAACACGACCATCGGCCGGACGGTTCTCCGAGCGGAACCGACGGCCGACATCCACGGGACGGTCCTCACCGACACCGAAGTGAAAGCGTACTACAGCGTCCCCGGCGAGAAGGTGGACTGGGTGGTCGTCAAGGAGGTGCCGCGGTCGAAGGCGCTGGCGGTGACCGACCGCGTCCAGCGCGACCTCTGGCTGTTGGTCGGTATCGTGATGGCCGGCTTCCTGTTCGTCGGCGCCGTCATCCAACTGGGGCCGATTCGGTCCATCAAACGGCTGTCGAGACAGGCCAACGCCATCGCCGAGGGCGACCTCAGCGTCGACATCGACCGCGGCGACCGAATCGACGAAATCGGTGAGGTTCGCTCGGCGTTCGACAACACCAGAGCCTACATCGAGACCATCACCGAGCAAGCGGAGGCGCTCTCCCGGCGCGCCTTCGACGACGAGGTCTTGGACGCAGACGTACCGGGTCGCGTCGGGCAGTCGGTCGCCACGATGCATCACGACCTCCAGCAGTTCATCACTCGGCTCGAGGTCCTCAACCGAATCCTCCGGCACAATCTCCGGAATCAACTTGACGTCATCAACAGCCACGCCGAGGCGCTCGATGACGCCGAACACCGCGAGGCCATCTTGGCGGCGACCGGGACGCTGGCGGCCCTCGGCACGCGCGCTCGCCACATCGACCACCTCCTATCCAAGGAACCTCAACCGACGAGCCTCGACCTCGCCGAGCAGATAGCGACGGTGTTGAACGACATCGACGCCGCCGAGGCTGTCACGACCACCGTCGACGACGACGCGACGGTCGTCACCGACGCGGAGATTCTCGCGACCGTACTCCGGGCGCCGCTGGAGAACGCCGTCACACACGCTGCCGGCGAGGTTCGCGTCACGGTCGCATCGGACGAGTCTGGCTGTAGGATAGAAATTGCCGACGACGGCCCGGGCATTCCGCCGTCGGAACTGAAGCCGTTGACGAGCGAGACAGAGACGCCACTCCAGCACAGTCGCGGACTCGGCCTCTGGGAACTGAAGTGGGGCGTCGACAAACTCGGCGGCGACCTGTCCTTCCGCGCCGACGACGGCACGACGGTGGTGGTCGAACTGCCGAATCTCGACTCGTCGTAA
- a CDS encoding helix-turn-helix transcriptional regulator, with the protein MSAAEDVDLSEGERAALDLVLETRGIHQSELWKELDVSSRKGSRLAESLVEKGLIQREETVYEGHNTYFLMPTASDLQFSLLMAGDMLSPFIGEEEVDPRSDAFSQWLMNLAYDEY; encoded by the coding sequence ATGAGCGCCGCCGAGGACGTCGACCTCTCGGAGGGCGAACGCGCGGCACTCGACCTCGTCTTGGAGACGCGCGGTATCCACCAGAGCGAACTGTGGAAGGAACTCGACGTGTCGTCGCGAAAGGGGAGTCGTCTCGCCGAGTCGCTGGTCGAGAAAGGACTGATTCAGCGCGAAGAGACCGTCTATGAGGGTCACAACACCTACTTCCTGATGCCGACGGCGAGCGACCTGCAGTTCTCGCTGCTCATGGCGGGCGACATGCTCTCGCCGTTCATCGGTGAAGAGGAAGTCGACCCGCGCAGCGACGCCTTCTCGCAGTGGCTGATGAACCTCGCGTACGACGAGTACTAG
- a CDS encoding NRDE family protein, with the protein MCTLALAWQMFPDDPVVVAANRDEQRDRPSEPPHRSGTDPEIVAPRDTRAGGTWIGYNDAGLFVGVTNRWVDGLRSGRSRGLLVDDALHESDARSAARLVEQSVADHDYAGFNLVVADRTAAYLFEWDGRLGASQLDPGVHVVVNSGAALGGGGAVVDAFFAPDDPALADRATEQAANARAVRAALTPEPGESADSWLDRGANVVADHDYGVCIHEDDFGTRSSSLIRLGRKDAEYRFAAGPPCETAYESVGDTDESQV; encoded by the coding sequence GTGTGTACTCTCGCGCTCGCGTGGCAGATGTTTCCGGACGACCCCGTCGTCGTCGCCGCCAACCGTGACGAACAGCGTGACCGCCCCTCCGAGCCACCGCATCGGTCGGGGACGGACCCCGAAATCGTCGCGCCGCGGGATACTCGTGCCGGCGGGACGTGGATCGGCTACAACGACGCCGGTCTGTTCGTCGGGGTGACGAACCGCTGGGTTGACGGCCTGCGCTCGGGACGCTCCCGTGGGCTCCTCGTCGACGACGCGCTCCACGAATCGGACGCACGGTCGGCGGCCCGTCTCGTCGAGCAGTCGGTCGCCGACCACGACTACGCGGGGTTCAACCTCGTCGTCGCCGACCGCACCGCGGCGTATCTCTTCGAGTGGGACGGCCGTCTCGGCGCGTCACAGCTCGACCCCGGCGTGCACGTCGTCGTCAACAGCGGTGCCGCACTCGGCGGCGGCGGGGCCGTCGTCGACGCCTTCTTCGCGCCGGACGACCCGGCTCTCGCCGACCGCGCAACCGAACAGGCGGCGAACGCCCGCGCCGTCCGCGCGGCGCTGACGCCGGAACCCGGCGAGAGCGCCGACTCGTGGCTGGACCGGGGCGCGAACGTCGTCGCCGACCACGACTACGGCGTCTGTATCCACGAGGACGACTTCGGGACGCGCTCTTCGTCGCTGATTCGCCTCGGCCGCAAGGATGCTGAATATCGCTTCGCCGCCGGCCCGCCCTGCGAGACGGCGTACGAGTCGGTCGGTGACACCGACGAAAGTCAAGTTTAA
- the folP gene encoding dihydropteroate synthase: protein MDYHAAADFLSDLRRFAIDPGTESTRALLAHLGDPHEDIDFVQIAGSNGKGSTARMTESVLREAGYRTGLYTSPHFDDLRERIRVDGRKISESAVAEFVERARPFLVDRAVEGDPLTSFETLTAMGLWYFGQSDVDVAVLEVGLGGRLDATSVVDPIAAAVTAVSLEHTDVLGDTLDDIASEKVAVEPDDRPLVTGATGDSLLAVRRYAPDALSVGPAETDPDVSVRYDGLRNHTEAAVAVDGGDWRVETRVPVPGAYQAQNAGVAATLARQIAPERVTEGVLARGLRSAHWPGRFEVVERDPLVVLDGAHNPSACEAVADTLGEYDYDDLHLVFGAMHDKDHRSMVDALPAAASVRTCAPAHERAADPEVLAGAFEAGSDAGAVRTASSVATALEQAREAATEGDCVLVVGSLFAVAEARRTWSRLAVGRRIEDTEDARDALARANVDPDTVAETAPEGDHRVVTIRLDHREARTLDRAAGRVGVTAVTADYRSGHELRDAVVMGTRADLRELLSELDDERVATTLRARVEDAHATRDYPWTETPSVMGILNVTPDSFHDGGDFFDQEAAVARAEAMVEAGADVIDVGGESTRPGADVVPVEEEIGRVRPVIEALDDLDALVSIDTRKAEVARAALDAGADILNDVTGLADPEMRFVAAEFDAPVVVMHSIDAPVVPGKDVTYDDVVTDVIHELGERVALAERAGLDREQIIVDPGLGFGKNAVENFELLDRLDEFRSLGCPILFGHSHKSMFAHVGQGAGERLSATIAGTALAVDRGADIVRVHDVPENVAAVRTAVATDDAAGVPSAWQE from the coding sequence ATGGACTATCACGCCGCGGCGGATTTTCTCTCGGACCTCCGCCGGTTCGCCATCGACCCCGGGACGGAGTCGACGCGGGCGCTGCTCGCCCATCTCGGCGACCCCCACGAGGACATCGATTTCGTCCAGATTGCCGGCTCGAACGGCAAGGGTAGCACGGCGCGTATGACGGAGTCGGTCCTCCGCGAGGCGGGCTATCGGACCGGACTCTACACCTCCCCGCACTTCGACGACCTGCGCGAGCGGATTCGAGTCGACGGGCGCAAAATCTCCGAGTCGGCAGTCGCCGAGTTCGTCGAACGCGCCCGCCCGTTCCTCGTCGACCGCGCCGTCGAGGGCGACCCCCTCACCTCATTCGAGACGCTCACCGCGATGGGGCTGTGGTACTTCGGGCAGTCGGACGTGGACGTGGCGGTGCTGGAAGTCGGCTTGGGCGGGCGCCTCGACGCGACGAGCGTCGTCGACCCCATCGCCGCCGCGGTGACGGCGGTCAGCCTCGAACACACGGACGTTCTCGGCGACACGCTGGACGACATCGCGTCGGAGAAAGTCGCGGTCGAACCCGACGACAGGCCGCTGGTCACGGGCGCGACCGGCGACTCGCTGCTTGCCGTGCGGCGCTACGCCCCCGATGCGCTCAGCGTCGGCCCTGCCGAGACGGACCCGGACGTGAGCGTCCGGTACGACGGCCTCCGCAACCACACCGAGGCGGCGGTGGCCGTCGACGGCGGTGACTGGCGCGTCGAGACGCGCGTGCCCGTACCCGGCGCGTATCAGGCCCAGAACGCCGGCGTCGCGGCGACGCTCGCCCGACAGATAGCCCCGGAGCGAGTGACCGAGGGCGTCCTCGCACGCGGCCTCCGAAGCGCCCACTGGCCCGGCCGCTTCGAGGTGGTCGAACGCGACCCGCTGGTCGTCCTCGACGGCGCCCACAACCCCAGCGCCTGCGAGGCGGTGGCCGACACGCTCGGCGAGTACGACTACGACGACCTGCATCTCGTCTTCGGCGCGATGCACGACAAGGACCACCGGTCGATGGTCGACGCCCTCCCCGCGGCGGCGTCGGTCCGGACCTGCGCGCCCGCCCACGAACGCGCCGCCGACCCCGAAGTCCTCGCTGGCGCCTTCGAGGCCGGGAGCGACGCCGGCGCGGTGCGGACGGCATCCTCCGTCGCTACCGCGCTCGAACAGGCCCGCGAGGCCGCCACCGAGGGCGACTGCGTCCTCGTCGTGGGGTCGCTGTTCGCCGTCGCCGAGGCGCGGCGGACGTGGTCGCGACTCGCCGTCGGCCGCCGAATCGAAGACACCGAAGACGCGCGGGACGCGCTCGCCCGGGCGAACGTGGACCCCGACACCGTCGCCGAGACAGCTCCCGAGGGCGACCACCGCGTCGTGACGATTCGACTCGACCACCGCGAAGCGCGCACCCTCGACCGGGCGGCGGGACGGGTCGGCGTGACGGCCGTCACCGCCGACTACCGCTCCGGGCACGAACTCCGGGACGCGGTGGTGATGGGGACGCGCGCCGACCTCCGCGAACTCCTCTCCGAACTCGACGACGAACGCGTGGCGACGACGCTTCGCGCGCGAGTCGAGGACGCCCACGCCACCCGCGACTATCCGTGGACGGAGACGCCCTCGGTCATGGGGATTCTGAACGTGACCCCGGACAGCTTCCACGACGGCGGCGACTTCTTCGACCAGGAGGCCGCCGTCGCCCGCGCGGAGGCGATGGTCGAGGCCGGTGCCGACGTGATAGACGTGGGTGGCGAGAGCACGCGCCCCGGCGCTGACGTGGTTCCGGTCGAGGAGGAAATCGGTCGTGTCCGCCCGGTCATCGAGGCGCTCGACGACCTCGACGCGCTGGTGTCGATCGACACGCGGAAAGCCGAGGTGGCGCGCGCGGCGCTCGATGCGGGCGCCGACATCCTCAACGACGTGACAGGGCTGGCCGACCCCGAGATGCGCTTCGTCGCCGCCGAGTTCGACGCGCCCGTCGTCGTCATGCACAGCATCGACGCGCCCGTCGTCCCCGGCAAGGACGTCACCTACGACGACGTGGTGACGGACGTGATTCACGAACTCGGCGAGCGAGTGGCGCTGGCGGAGCGTGCGGGTCTCGACCGCGAGCAGATAATCGTCGACCCCGGCCTCGGCTTCGGGAAAAACGCCGTCGAGAACTTCGAACTCCTCGACCGCCTCGACGAGTTCCGCTCGCTCGGCTGTCCCATCCTCTTCGGGCACTCCCACAAGTCCATGTTCGCCCACGTCGGACAGGGCGCCGGCGAGCGACTGTCGGCGACGATTGCGGGGACGGCGCTGGCCGTCGACCGCGGCGCCGACATCGTCCGCGTCCACGACGTGCCCGAGAACGTCGCCGCGGTGCGCACCGCCGTCGCCACCGACGACGCCGCGGGCGTACCTTCGGCTTGGCAAGAGTAG
- a CDS encoding aryl-sulfate sulfotransferase — protein MSSRRTLSRVVVLVVLLALLAPSVVAALTYDPAADTSLEPGTIRSPANGSTVVSAQGYTFRGDTNRKKPARLVSVDGGGDLEWTHAESGAWFFEVDPMPNGNLLVSSPREEETVVFEFDPDTQERVWSERFEMTDTHGVAYLGDDRIAIANMRAWNESAGVSDDRIVVYNRSTDEFTWEWTFRNHYPESTEGGYNDDWTHVNDVEPIGDGRLLLSPRNFDQAIVVDMESKDVVDRLGTDDDHDVLHEQHSPDWLVSENGTPTVLVADSENDRVVEYAKEDGEWVRTWTVGAESLNWPRDADRLPNGNTLITDTLNHRVMEVTPTGEVVWEYYATWGPYDAERPVHGDDSNGPTIRDQNASGEYAITGSANVTTDGATGVADWLQTVADGTPVEAPTDAVADRWAHVVPWIRPIWMSSWGVLRTLCAAVLGAVWLGGELVAYRRRRGAA, from the coding sequence GTGTCTTCGCGTCGAACGCTCTCTAGAGTCGTCGTTCTAGTCGTACTACTCGCCCTCCTCGCCCCCTCAGTCGTCGCTGCGCTCACGTACGACCCCGCTGCCGACACCAGTCTCGAACCGGGGACGATTCGAAGCCCCGCCAACGGCTCGACCGTCGTCAGCGCACAGGGCTACACCTTCCGGGGCGACACGAACAGGAAGAAGCCTGCCCGGCTGGTTTCCGTCGACGGCGGCGGCGACCTGGAGTGGACACACGCCGAGTCGGGCGCGTGGTTCTTCGAGGTCGACCCGATGCCCAACGGAAACCTGCTCGTCTCGTCGCCGCGGGAGGAGGAGACGGTCGTCTTCGAGTTCGACCCCGACACGCAAGAGCGCGTCTGGTCCGAGCGCTTCGAGATGACCGACACCCACGGCGTCGCGTACCTCGGGGACGACCGCATCGCCATCGCCAATATGCGGGCGTGGAACGAGTCCGCGGGTGTCAGCGACGACCGAATCGTCGTCTACAACCGCTCGACCGACGAGTTCACCTGGGAGTGGACGTTCAGAAACCACTACCCCGAATCGACAGAGGGCGGCTACAACGACGACTGGACACACGTCAACGACGTCGAGCCAATCGGCGACGGTCGACTCCTGCTCTCGCCCCGGAACTTCGATCAGGCCATCGTCGTCGATATGGAGAGCAAGGACGTCGTCGACCGCCTCGGGACGGACGACGACCACGACGTGCTACACGAACAGCACAGCCCCGACTGGCTCGTGAGCGAGAACGGGACGCCGACGGTGCTCGTCGCCGACAGCGAGAACGACCGAGTCGTCGAGTACGCGAAGGAAGACGGCGAGTGGGTGCGGACGTGGACGGTCGGTGCGGAGTCGCTCAACTGGCCCCGGGACGCGGACCGACTCCCCAACGGAAACACACTGATTACGGACACGCTCAACCATCGCGTGATGGAGGTGACGCCGACCGGCGAGGTGGTCTGGGAGTACTACGCGACGTGGGGGCCCTACGACGCGGAGCGACCGGTCCACGGCGACGACTCGAACGGGCCGACGATACGCGACCAAAACGCGAGCGGGGAGTACGCCATCACCGGAAGCGCCAACGTCACGACCGACGGCGCGACGGGCGTCGCCGACTGGCTCCAGACCGTCGCCGACGGGACGCCAGTCGAGGCACCGACAGACGCCGTCGCCGACCGGTGGGCGCACGTCGTGCCCTGGATTCGTCCCATCTGGATGTCCAGTTGGGGTGTCCTCCGAACGCTCTGTGCAGCCGTCCTCGGCGCCGTGTGGCTCGGAGGCGAACTGGTCGCGTACCGGCGACGGCGCGGCGCCGCGTAA